A stretch of DNA from Leucobacter luti:
GAGTCTGAAGTCGTGCGCTACGAAGAACTGTATGGCGCGCGGATCACGGTGGTGGACCGCACCGGGATTCCCTGGGAACTCAACGGTCGCGAGAGCCGGCTCGATGAAGAAACGCTCGCGCAGGTGAGTCTCGCGCTCTCCGGCCGACGCGGCGAGACCCCGCAGGCGGTGCTGCCCTGGTCAGCGGAAGAGATGACTCTGGTCGAGCCCGTCTTCACGGATGGCGACGTGATCGGAGCGGTGGTGTTGACGCAGTCGATGGCGGCGCCTCGCGGTGAGATCGTGCGGCACTGGGGCTGGCTCGCGGTGATCGCCGTTCTGGGCACCGGCGCTGGCGTGCTCGTGGTGCTGCGGCTTGCGCGGTGGGTGCTCCGTCCCGTGCAGCGCGTGGATGAGGCGATGGCCGCGATCGAGCACGGCGACATGGACGCCCGGATCGATGACGCAACCGGTCCGCCCGAACTGCAACGGATGATCGTGGTGTTCAACAACATGGCCGCCGAGATCGAGCGGGTGCTGGCGCGGCAGCAGGAGTTCACGCTCAATGCATCGCACGAACTGCGCAACCCGCTGAACGCACTGCTCATGCGAGTTGAGATGCTGGCCACCGGGCTGCCTGAGTCTTGGGACGAGGACATCGAAGCGACCCGAGAAGAGGGGCGGCGGCTCGTCCGTATCCTCGACACCCTGCTGAGCCTCTCGAAGTCCGGCCACGGGGATCCCACGGTGCGCGCGGTTGACGTGAGCGAACTGGTGGCGAAGCGCGGGGAAGCCTGGCGCGAGGTTGCGGCCCGCTCAGGGGTGCGGATCCTGGTGCACGGTGAATCGGGGATCGTGTGCGCTACCGACGCGTTCGTCGTTGAGAGCGCGCTCGACGCGATCCTGGACAACGCCGTCAAGTTCTCTCCCACGGGGGGCCTCGTCGAGCTTGCCGCTGAACACACCGATGAGAGCGTGTGCATCGTGGTGCGGGACCACGGGCCAGGAGTGCCAGCGGCCGAGCTGGAATCGATGACGGATCGGTTCTGGCGCAGTTCCGGCACGCAGAACGTGCCGGGGTCCGGGCTGGGCCTCGCAATCGCTACTGACCTCCTCGCATCGATCGACGGCGGGCTGGAGATCGAGGAAGCCAGCGGAGGGGGCCTGCGAGTGATCCTCCGGGTGCACAGAGAGGCGGAGCTATGAGGCGGAGCCGGATTGTTTCACGCGGGATCGCCACGGCGGTGCTCGGGATCATTGCCGCGGTTGCGCTCTCAGCGTGCTCGGCGGGAGGCGGTGCGCAGCAGCGGCAGCAGTACGTCATTGCGAGCGGGGTAACCGGCGGAATTTACGCCGGGTACGGCAGCGAGCTCGCCAAAGTGCTGAGCCGTGAGCTGGGCGCACATATCGAAGCGGTGAGCACCGAGGGGTCCTTGGAAAACCTGCGGTTGGTCGGCTCGGGGGAGGCGCTCTTCGGATTCGCGCAGAGCGACACTGCAGCTGACGCAGTTGCGGGCACTGGCCCATTCGCCGAGCCGCTCCCCATCGT
This window harbors:
- a CDS encoding HAMP domain-containing sensor histidine kinase, producing the protein MRRRLVIVFLIPLLGVLVLLGGGYAWSSAQSVQQTFFAENAGDLSYFVTSARQALSTGNSLVLESEVVRYEELYGARITVVDRTGIPWELNGRESRLDEETLAQVSLALSGRRGETPQAVLPWSAEEMTLVEPVFTDGDVIGAVVLTQSMAAPRGEIVRHWGWLAVIAVLGTGAGVLVVLRLARWVLRPVQRVDEAMAAIEHGDMDARIDDATGPPELQRMIVVFNNMAAEIERVLARQQEFTLNASHELRNPLNALLMRVEMLATGLPESWDEDIEATREEGRRLVRILDTLLSLSKSGHGDPTVRAVDVSELVAKRGEAWREVAARSGVRILVHGESGIVCATDAFVVESALDAILDNAVKFSPTGGLVELAAEHTDESVCIVVRDHGPGVPAAELESMTDRFWRSSGTQNVPGSGLGLAIATDLLASIDGGLEIEEASGGGLRVILRVHREAEL